ATTTCTTTAGTCTCACCACTATACCGACAGGAAATTCGGACTTTGAGAGCtacagtgacttgcccaaggacacataATTGATAAAAATTTCAACCCAGGTTAGTCTGACTGCCAAGCCCTATGTTCAACCAGGATTCCCTACTGACATAACCAAACCTGAGTGAAAAGAACAGGTGTTCTCCAGGAGTATGTTATTTGCTCTACTGGCTTGAGTTCTCCCTCAGTAACTTCATTCTCTCAGCTACAACTATTCCTTGAGTTAAAAGTATATAGCACTCAGTGGGCCCTCAAAGTATGGACTGAATTATCTCGCCCACAGCCAGCAAAAGATTTCAAATGTATGTTCCTGGAGAGCAGATTCAGTGACTGTAGACCCCAGCACTCAATCTAAGAGCTAAGATTACAGGGTCTTTGCCAAGCTGTCTGGCTTCTAAATATGGCCTTCATGATGGTCTTGTGTTCCACTTTCTAATTGCCTGATGAAAATTTGCATAGAGCTGTCCAGCCCACACTTCAAACTCAGTATGTCCAAAACAGTACAAAAGCTACTTTACTTTCTAAGCTAGGGTTGAAAAACAGACAAGATTAAAGCATGGAGGAGTGACCCATCTGCTATCCTTCTTTCTTATACCACTGTCTACATCTGCATTTATCTCACTCCTTACTGGATTGTAAACTTCTCCAGGGAAGGGTCCATGTTTGTGACTACTGGCATCGTTCTTCACATACAGTTAAGATGATGAGAAACTATTTGTCAGGCACTGTGTGCTAAGTAAGCACTTTGCTCTCCATGCATCTTCACCAACTAGCGTCACCATTCCAAACACCCAGGTTCAAAAACCTGAAGTCCTCTTCCAGCCCCTCTTTAGTAATCTGCCCACATCTGTCTAACTCTTAACCAGAAAGCTCTATCAACTCCCTATATATGAGCAAGATAATCCATGTAGATTACATAATAGGGCCTAACAGAAGCTAAGTGCTGAGTGAATGTCAACTAAGATTTTTATTACATACTTCATCAcctgcccccttcctctcccttcacatATAGCTAGCTAGCAAGAAGTAAGACTATTCGCAGAAAGACAAAAGGTACAAAAAAATACCAACTTGGTTTATTGGATAAAAACAGTGGTAAAATGGACATAAAGCCAAAAGTTAGAACAGGAGATTTTCACATCCTCCCCCAACTCAAAAATGTACTTCCCATCATCTGGGGTTAAGGGGTTAAGCTCTGACTCTCTAAAACCCCTCACTCTTCACCTGCACTGGAAGGAAGGCTTGCAGTAGAACTCATGAgaggaggaagccagaggcaaCCTCAGTCCTGATTACTCCTTCAACCCTAGCGGTCTCTGAGCTagagggaagcagggaaggaATAAGGAGGCCAGAAGGGCTAAGACTGGCATCTAGGGCCCACTGCCCTATCCTTGTCTCATCCAATCCCAAACAGGTACCATTGTCAGGCCttaggagggagaagaaaggagatagtTGGTTTGAGAACAGGATGTGGTCTCCAAACAGTCCCCTAGCATTGGTAAAACCAGTGAAGGCAACAGGTCCAGAGCTGGGGGACCCACACCATTTTCCTCCCACCCAATTAAGAGGTAAAAAGGGATTCCTTGGGGGCACAGCAAGCCCAGCTGCTCTTAAATCTCCACATCGCTTTCCTTGTCGTTGTCATGGTCTCCATCATAGAACTCATTGGGTGCCTCTGGCCTGCAAAGCAAGGGGAGAGAGATGAGGGCTCCACTCTTCAAGCTCCAATATTTTCCCACATAGGCACCCTCTCTGGAGCCACTTCTTAAGGCCCTTTGTCAGGGAAGCACTCCTCCCCTTCTATTAGTAGAGACTGATCACTAGTCATTCCTCCATTCATGTAGTCAGTAAGCATTTATTGAGATTACTCTGTGCTAACACTGTCATGAGCCTTAGCATTACATTAGTAGAGAATAAGCCAGACAACATTTCTGACAATCCCTAAAAACTTACCTAATAAACGAGACTCACAATAACTaacaaagtaaataagtaaatataatttcAGATAATGGAGAGTAccatgaataaaatgaaataaagggaGATTTGACAGAGTGATGAAGGAAACGGATAAAATTTTCAGGAAGAATTATTAGGGAAGGCTGTTCTAAGAAAGTAAGACCTGAAGTATGAGAAGGAACCGGCTAAAGTTCTCAGGAAGACCATTTTGAGCTGCAAAAAATACCCACCAAGTACCACAAAGTTATAAAGGTGAAAGGAGACTGATGTATTCCAGTAAGAGCAAGGAAACCAGGATCTCTGGGAACAGTGAGCATGAAGGAGAGCTGGTAAAAGATGAGACCAGGGATGTAGGTAAGGGCCAGCATGCAAGGCCTTTTAAAGGAATGGTCAGAAATCTGGATTTCCTTCTAAGTGCAATGGAAAGGAGAGTTTTTGCCCAgccagctggctcagtggttgagcactgacctatgaaccaggaggtcacagttcaattcccgatcagggcaaaTACCCAGGTTGCCGgccaatccccagtgtggcgtgtataggaggcagccaatcaatgattctctctcatcattgatgtttctatctctctctccctctccctgcctctctgaaatcaataaggaaatatattttaaaaaaaagaagggagaaagtcATCAAAGAGAAGCTGGGGAACTAAGTCAGGAAAAGCCCTATCTGCCTGGTAAGCAATGTCTAAGTTACTTTTAAGCACACAAGGTTTCAATGTGTGGAGTCAGATTCTGGTTTGAATGTCATCCCTGATATTAAACTAGCTGGGGAACCTTCagaaagttatttaacctctctgagccttagaaTCCACTGGATTGTCTGATGGCAACGGAATGATGATATGTACGTATTGCTATAAAGCACTTAGTATTGAGTCTGATGCTTAGCAAACCCACAAAAAGTGATAACTCTTATTAccactactaggggcccggtgcacgaaattcgtgcactgggtgtgtgtgtggggggggggggggagtgtccctcagcccagcctgccccctctcacatactgggagccctcaggcattgacccccatcaccctccaatcgcaggatcggccccttgcccaggcctgacgcctctgacagaggtgtcaggcctgggcagaggaccctcatttccccccatcactggttctgcccccagcccaggcctgatgcctctggcccaggcatcagacctgggcaggggacccccagacccctccgattgctggctctgccccttgcccaggcctgatgcctcggccagaggcgtagacccccatcaccctccgatcgcctgatcggccccttgcccaggcctgacgcctccgccagaggtgtcaggcttggacaggggacccccatctccccccgatcactggctctggcccccgcccaggcctgaggcctctggcccagcaatcatgcctgggcaggggaccccccatctccctctgatcgcttgctccaccccccgcccaagcctgaggcctctgacccaggcttcaggcctgggcaaggggaccatcatatccccccaatccccggctcagccccccgcccaggcctgatgcctcggccagaggagttgaccctcatcaccctccgatcactaatcactggatcggccccttgaccaggcctgaggcctccagcagaggtgtcaggcctgggcaggggacccccagttccccgtggttgcaggctccgcccctgcccaggcctaacgcctctggctgaggcatccggctcgggcagcggggacccgcagctgcagcggccccgtgatcgtgggcttcgctttaggcccaggcaagggacccctagctcccgggactgccagcttcgaccgtgtccagctcccatcgctggctccacccctacttcctgctatcactggccagggcggcaaaggcgcctgattctccgatcacggctggggggcagggccaaggcggccccagggccgccttggccctgccccccagttcttagctcccccctgggtttccgatcactgtcagtggcagggggcttcttcctgctttccctttcacctccctgcattgtgcctacatatgcaaattaaccgccatcttgttggcagttaactgccaatcatagttggcagttaatttgcatatagccctgattagccaatgaaaagggtatcgtcgtacgccaattaccatttttctcttttattagtgtagattctgcAAATAATACACAAACTGGAGACATGAAAGAACAGGAACTCAGTGGGCAGTCTGACAGAGAGGTAGGATTTAGGACAGGAAGAAGCCTGAGGCTTCTGCTGGCTGTTGAGAGGGGAGGATACAATGCAGAAACTAGGCCCAGATATCAAAAAGGTCACACTttgactttcattttcttaaaaaacgGTAAAAACTTGTGTTTACGTTCCTCCTTTTGGCAATTTCCAGAATTTAAGCCTCAATGACCTGGAAAAGTTTTAAAGGAGATGATGGGTCAAAAAGGAATTCCTGAGGCCTTAGCTTCAGATACTTCCTCAACCAAGAGTAGGAATAAGGGAGTATTCATGGAGGAGGAAGGCTGGAGTAGTCCCAAGGGTCCGAGCAGTGAAGCCCAGCTCCAGAGGATGCATCTGGAAGAGTGAACTCTAAGAGAAGCAGATTCTGGAAACGAAGCCCATCAGACTCTGCAGCAGAGCCAGTTCAAACCTCTGACACTACATGGGAGCAGGACCAGATGTCCTGCAAGTATCCAGCTGTGGTTATCCTTCAGTCACATAAGGAAATCTGTTCTCCATTAAGTGCATCTGTTTCTGCACTTCTGGATTCTATTGTCTTTCCCCTTCATTTTCCAGAAAAGCCTACTTTGagattaaaaatacattctatgctAGTCTTTTTTTCCCTAATTCATTgcatctgtaaatattttagtatctATCTCAGAACGataaaggcttttttaaaaaccacaatacAATTATCATACCTAAAAGAATTAACAGAGGAAAGAAATCAAAGGGTCTTAGAGAGCAGTATACCGGCAGTGACCTGTCCAGCTCAAAACCCGGAAGTAAGATGCTGGCAAGAATATAAACTGTTACAGACTTTTTGGAAGGCAATTTggcagcaaatatttaaaaatttagcacACATAGCTTTTGACCCAGCAGCAACAATTCTAGGAATCTAATCTACTCAAACAAGCAAGCTAAGATGTACATAAAAGAGGGTCCATAGCCACATtctttgtaataatgaaaaaaatgggaaatatgtaaatgtccatcaatggtaTTTGGTTAAGTGAGGCTACatccacacaatagaatattatagaGCTGATAAAATAATGAAGCAGACCTATATATACTGACATGGGAAGACACACATTgctttgtaaaaaagaaaacagaaagaaccaGTTGTAAGAGTTGTAAGTTGTACAGCAACCCATAAAGAATGACCCAActtgtattaaaaaaacacacacaaagaaaactgCGTAACTCTGAGAATGAGTGTACATGTACATTTTTGTTTATCTGTGCATGTTGAACAGTATATTTAATCTATAGAGAAAAACCTATCTGAAAAGAAACAAATCAAACGAAAAGTGATTACTTTGTGGACTGGGTCTTGGATTGTATAAATGCAAACTTAACATATTTTGgtgctgtttaaaaattttacagtAAATATATGTTGCTTATGTCATTAAAAacaggggggggggaaagagtgTGAAATAGCAGCAGACTGAAAAGTAGGCATACTACAGAAGTAAGCCAGGGAAAATTAAGCTAATGTCTCAGTTTACTTTTCCCCTCTTCACCTCCCTGACAATCCTGctagaatcccccccccccccccccccccgctcttgTCCCTGCCCCAGACCTGCTGTAGTTCTCCTCAGGACCCCTTTCCTCTGCATCAGCCTCATCAGTCCTGTCATAGGTCAGGAGGTCTGCGGGCACATCGTGAATCTGGACGCTAGGTGCATGGTTCAGCATCTTCAGGTTTTCAAAGATCGTCTGGCGGATCTGGTCCAGATACTGGTTGGAGTTAAGGAATAGAGAGTGAGCAGCTCGCAGTGATTCAGGGCATCCACCCTTCTAGCTGCCTTTCACCCCATCATCCTAGTTTTAATCCCATTCTTAATCCTACTTTGAGTACCCCAACTGGTCAGTGTCCCTATTCCCACCCCCAATTGCCTCTACTTTAACCTGTTTAGAATCCTCCTCTAGCTGCTATCAGTGAGAGTGATGGCTGATAACTTTCTTCTCTGGTTTCTCTGATTTCCCACATCCTGGACCATTCCTGGGCTCCCCACCCTTGTGCTCAGCTTCTCCAAACTACTGACCTGGCGAGAGTTCTGATTCTCGATGCGGGTGCTGACATCTGGATGGAGCGTGAAGTCTGGGGCAAAGTACTCAAAGTATTCTTTGGAGGGAAAAGATTTGACGGAGAGAGTATGGCTCAGACAGACAATCAGGTCCCCAGACTTCCCAATCTCTTTCCTTCCCATCCAAAATCCCTACATTATAGTTGCCTAATCTTTTCACTGTTCTGAGCTCAGGGGGTTAGTCTGTAGAGCTCTGAGAATATCAGTTTCCTCTCTGCCTTCAAGCCAGGCCATTGTGAGAACAGCCTTCCTGGTGTCAGGGTAACATGGGGTGGTCCTTACCACTATAGGGAAGCTCCTCACTAATGGCCTCTTCTACCAGCAGCGATGTCTCATACGTCCTGAAACCAACCAGCAGAAGGGGGCAGGCTGAGCAAGTGGCCTGAAGGGCCCACCTTGCCAGCCCTCAGGGAGCCCCTAGCTCACACTGGACACAGGGGAGAAGGAAAATCAGGGAGTGTGCTTACCAGCACCGAGCAACATTTCGGACAGTATAACCACCACCACCTAGCACCAGGAGAGGAATATTGAAGCTCTTGACATATTCGACGCATTCCCTATTAAAAGAAACCAAAGGAATTAGGTAAAGGTAGTTATGAAAACCCAAAGTACACACCTCTTGGTGTTGTCTGGAAAGGGGCACAAGGACACTAGATAGGTTCTATATTTTGATCTAGGCAGTGAAATCCATTGAGTTATATCCTTGAGATATGTGTACTTTATTATATTTCTGTTGtgtctcaataaaaattttaaaataaagtgcaCTCCTATTCTATACACCCATCCTGGCACCCTACCTGTTAATCAACTATTCTCATCCATGGCCTAGCAAGGGCTATCACGTCTAAAGCCAAAATATAACTCAAATCATCCATTTCTctccatcactacctcctccATCTCAGCCCGGCACCACATTTCCAGCCTAGACAACACCAATAGCTCCCTAACTGGTCTCCCCACTTCCACTCCCGTCTCCCCAACCCAAACCTTTCCCAAGCAGTAGTCACTTTAAAACATGAACTGGATCATGGCACTTCCCTGCTTCATATCTTTCAATGATTtcccattttatttgaaatataatctAGACTCCTGACCAGGTCCAAAGGCTCTATTCAGCCTCGCCACTGCTGACCTCAGACCTCGCCTCACACCACCGCCAGCTTACTCCCTGTGTTCTTGCCTCAGTAGAGAGGTCCACACCAGCTCTTCCCCGCCTCAGAACCTCTGAGTGGGCCCTGCCCGCCGCTTGGGACAGCCTTCTCTCTGCTCTTACGGCTCACTCCTTGTAGCCTTCAGGTTCTCAATCCAAATGTCAACTCCCCGGAAAATCCTTTCCAAATCGTACTATCTAAAAGTAGGTTCCCCACTGCCATCCTGTATTTCAGCTTCCCATCTTTTCCCTTCATAGGATTTATAACAATCTACTTGGTTTGCTTCTCATGTTTTGTCTGTTTCCTACACTAAACTGTAAAGTTCATGGGAGTTTCCCCATTGCGTCCCCATCTCCTGTACAATGCCTGGAACATAACAGGAGCTTAATAAAAATCTATTGTGAATAAATGACCAGCTGGGGTACCCTGTTTAAGGTGACCTTTCTGGTTCAAGTACAATTTGGCACTATTTTTGACTTTCAAGAAGAGGTAAGACTCATTTTTCCATGACCCCCTCTCTTGTATTGAGGTCCAAACCACTTCAAAACCTGTGGGAGTCACAGGAGGGTCAGTCTCACCCATGTCCTCGAATGCTGAGGTTGAAGCAGCCCAATCGATCACAGCCCAGGGAGTCAGCTCCACACTGCATAAAGCAAAAGCCCAGGCAGCTGCGGTAAGGTAACTGATCAGAATGTCCCAGGTGcacttcccttcttcccttcccttccccactgACTCTTTCCTGCTCTCTTCTTCCAAACCTAGGAAGAGCCCTCCTACTCAGGCACTGGCAGTATTACCTGAAGAACGATGCATGTGGGTTGGTAGAAGTCCACCACCTGGTTGATAACCGGCTGGAAAAGGTGCTTGTAACCTGGGAGAGGGCCAAAGATGGGTACCTGGCACCCCAAGGGGATGGGGAGacaggaaacaaaaggaaaaaggggGTTGAGCGAGCAGATAGCCGAGGAAAGAGGCAACCCAAGGAAACAAACCATTGGTTCTGAACttctggaggggtcccagacccacTGGACTGGTGGATGAAAGCTAATGACCCTTTtcccagaaaaatgcacatacacataATGTGTTGCATACAGTTTCCgggagggggggagtgaggggggtcGGCTCATGGTCCTTCTGAAGGCCATTCATCCTGAAGGACACCTGGCCCAACAGCAGGCAATACCAGGCAGAAGAGGTTAAttcaaggagagaaagaaggggccCAGTGAGCAGGAAGAAGACTTCAGTACTTACTCTGGTCATCAATGCCATCCCGCAGGGGTACATTGAGACAGTAGTAGCGGCCACTCTCTGCTCCAACTTCATACATGTCACCTACAgggaagtgggaggtgggggctggcagccacATATGGGAAGCATCCACAACACAACTGCTTCAACCCAACCAACACTGAGGGCCTCTCATTCCATCTACATACCTGCACCACACACTCCCTAGAGCTACTAAGTCTCCTGCAActtgcattcattcaacaaatactttttgaGGGCCTACTAGGGGCCAAGCTATGTACTAGGCATGGGGGATACAGCAATAAAGAGAACTAATGAAATGAAGGAAATACCACTAAGCTTATGTTTTTGTGAGTAAACATAATGAGGGAGACAGTAAACAAAACACCACAATAAATACAAACAGCAGTGAGTGCTCTGTGAGAAACAAGCAGAGTGATGTGAGAGTAGTGGGCAAGGAGGTGAATACGTTAACTGGGTGGTTAGGagaggcttctctgaggaggggcagctgagctgagacctgaagtcTGAGAAGGAGGCAGTGATGGTAAAGAGAAAGGGATGGGCATTTCTATTCCCGTACCTGTGCCGGGGAAGAAGTAGTTTCCATATTTGTGGAAGGACACTGTCATGACCCGGTCAGTGAGGTAGAAGGCTTCCTGGACCCCATCACCATGATGGATGTCAATATCAATGTAGAGCACCCGAGGGTGGTACCTGGGGTGAGGGCAAAGCCAGGGTCTGAGGCAGAGGTGGGCCCCAGGAAGAAAATCCCCCAGCCACTCCTCCCAAACACAAGGTCTGGGGTTATCAAGAGTCTGCTTCCACTCAATTTCACCAAAATCACTTGAAACCTAACACCACCAGTTCCCTATGGGCAACCCTGGGGCTCAAGCCTGGATGCAGGGACAGGAGAGGGATGTGCAGAGAAGGTTGAAATGTAAGCAGGCAACAGGGAATCTGCAGCAGAGCACAGGAAGAGGCAGCCTAAGCAAAGCATGAAGAATTTGGGAGAAGCGAGTATGGGGATGGAGATctgggtcagggccagggcagtCTGAGATCTCGTCAGCTAAAAGTCTGATTAACTCCCTCCATTGCCTCCCAGGTTACTCACTTGAGCAGCTCCAGGATGCCAATCACAATGTCATTGACATAGCAGAAGCCAGAAGCCTATGGCAAGACAGTGGTCTTGTAAAGAAAGGAACAATTCCTCCACCCAGTTGCCCCCTACTGTCATCCTCAACACCAACCCTGGAGTAGCTATAGTCTCCCCCATCACCTCCTCACTCACCTCAAACTTCTTGGCATGGTGCAGACCTCCAGCCCAGTTAATGGCAATATCAcagatctaaaaaacaaacacccaactCACagtcctcctgcccacccccaaagATGGGAGCTCATGGTCAGGGTTAAGCCCTTGAGTCCAGTCAGCCACAGAAAGGGGGAATGGGACTCAGGGCTGTGGTCACCTTGTTGTTCAGCTGGGTTGCTCCTTGCAGAGATGCGCCTGTGTAACGGGAGCAGAACTCAAAGAGCCCGGGAAACACTGGGCTGCAGGGAAGAGGAGCAAGTTGAAGCCCTTTTACCTCTATCCGGCCCTCCCTACACCTCCCCCCAACCCAAACCCCTCCAACCTCCAGTCTTTAATAAGCTGCTCTCCCCCTCCTACACGATCAAGTTATCTGCAaatgtattcaacaaatattttggaCCAAACCATGTCCCAAGCCCTGATGGGAAGTAAAGAAGGATTTAACACTGTCAGGAAGTTTGTACCCTAGCTGGAGAGAGAAGCGGGCAGCTTCTAGGTACTTGAGTGTGCACACAAAGAGGAAACAAGTTGAAAGGGAATGTTGAGCtctatttttcttaaaagtttcTTCGGTGTATATCACTTTAACATAATGCTCAATAATGTTCTTTATAGctacacattttaaagaaagttatCTTCCTATAGTATGCACAAAATAGTAATGATGAAATAACCCACAGAAAGCCTTTAACACAGTGTGTAGAACCCAGTAAGCCTTTAATAAATGTCATCTATCATTATTAGcatcttcattttttataaaaaagagaagcttgaagccagacacaaatggcTACATACTATGTAGCTCCATTTAAATGACactctgaaaaaggcaaaatataGGAACAGACCTCAGGATCAGTAGTTGCCTAGAGTTAATGTGGAGAGACGGGATTAACTTCAAAAGGGCATGAGGAACCTTTGAGGGATAAATGACCTTGTTGTCAAGACTCTCAGAACTGTATACCTAAAAAGGGTGATTTCTACTGTATGCAAATTATACCTTCATAAACTTGACCTTCAGCAAAGGAAATGCTTTAAACAATCCCTCACTTTAGGTCTCCAAGGACATAGTGGAGCCGACACATTGGActatgtgaaaaagaaaattgtagggagtgtttgtttttttaaatatatttttattgatttcagagaggaaggaagagggaaagagagatagaaacatcaataatgagaaagaatcattaatcggctgccttctgtacaccccctactggggatagagcctgcaacccgaccatgtgcccttgactagaatcgacccttgtccgcaggccaacactctatccattgagccaaacggcTAGGGCaggagtgttttttttaaatatatttttattgatttcagagaggatcagagacagaaacatcaatgatgagagagcctcctgcacgctccctattggggatcgagcctgcaacccgggcagatgccctgaccaggaatcgaaccgtgacctcctggctcataggttgatacCCAACCACTTAGCTACACTGGCTGGGGTGTAGggagttttatagtttctcaAAGAGTTTGAGAAGAATTTGTGATTGACACCTAAAcaagcaaatgaataaacaatgaaattatcagctccaggaaaaagaaaaacttgtaCAAGAAAAAGATTAAATCATAGTATACTATTTGGCTCAATGGTAAaatgaatttttcaaaattaaaaaaaatataaacatagaatacttatttaataaaaaattgttATATAACTACATTCTGAAGCTGGTAGGGAAGGGGAAGCCAGGTGATAGTATAAGGAGACTAAATGCTCATCTTCAATTATAAGAGTTTAATAGACCATTGCTAAATGAAGAAATAGCAATATGAGCATCTCATAAGAAACAGTATACAATGGTAGCATGTTTAACAGCCTAGATTCTGAGGCAGCTACCTAGGTTCAAACCTTGACTCTTTGACACCTAATGACTGTGAGTCTGGGCAAGAGAAAGCTTTCTGTGCCtaagtgttctcatctgtaaaaaggagaCAGTCATAGACCCTGCTTCATAGGGGTAGTTGAGACTAAATGAGCTAATGACTGCAAAGCATTTAGAATAGCACCTGACAAACAGTAGGCATTACCTAAGTGTATTAGATTATTAGTAACAGTagttagtattattattttgaagTGCAAAGATAAATATCAGAAGAAATAGCTAAAGAAGCTAAAAGTGGCTGCCACTGGGGAGAGGGATCTATGGGTGGAAGGGACAGTTCTGGGACCGttttggtttgtgtgtttttcccccattaaaagccttgtagtataatttagcttttattattagcaccacgctctaaccaactgagctaaccagcCAGCGGTTAATTTAGCTTTTATATTAGATTACTTTGAAAACTGTCAGAAATTAATTGAAAGGAAAATCCCTAATTCTCATCTGAAATACAGATAAGCCCAAGTTTGACACTATGATGCTGCGCAAAGGGCC
The sequence above is a segment of the Myotis daubentonii chromosome 5, mMyoDau2.1, whole genome shotgun sequence genome. Coding sequences within it:
- the HDAC3 gene encoding histone deacetylase 3 isoform X2 — protein: MCRFHSEDYIDFLQRVSPTNMQGFTKSLNAFNVGDDCPVFPGLFEFCSRYTGASLQGATQLNNKICDIAINWAGGLHHAKKFEASGFCYVNDIVIGILELLKYHPRVLYIDIDIHHGDGVQEAFYLTDRVMTVSFHKYGNYFFPGTGDMYEVGAESGRYYCLNVPLRDGIDDQSYKHLFQPVINQVVDFYQPTCIVLQCGADSLGCDRLGCFNLSIRGHGECVEYVKSFNIPLLVLGGGGYTVRNVARCWTYETSLLVEEAISEELPYSEYFEYFAPDFTLHPDVSTRIENQNSRQYLDQIRQTIFENLKMLNHAPSVQIHDVPADLLTYDRTDEADAEERGPEENYSRPEAPNEFYDGDHDNDKESDVEI
- the HDAC3 gene encoding histone deacetylase 3 isoform X1, whose protein sequence is MAKTVAYFYDPDVGNFHYGAGHPMKPHRLALTHSLVLHYGLYKKMIVFKPYQASQHDMCRFHSEDYIDFLQRVSPTNMQGFTKSLNAFNVGDDCPVFPGLFEFCSRYTGASLQGATQLNNKICDIAINWAGGLHHAKKFEASGFCYVNDIVIGILELLKYHPRVLYIDIDIHHGDGVQEAFYLTDRVMTVSFHKYGNYFFPGTGDMYEVGAESGRYYCLNVPLRDGIDDQSYKHLFQPVINQVVDFYQPTCIVLQCGADSLGCDRLGCFNLSIRGHGECVEYVKSFNIPLLVLGGGGYTVRNVARCWTYETSLLVEEAISEELPYSEYFEYFAPDFTLHPDVSTRIENQNSRQYLDQIRQTIFENLKMLNHAPSVQIHDVPADLLTYDRTDEADAEERGPEENYSRPEAPNEFYDGDHDNDKESDVEI